Within the Borrelia miyamotoi genome, the region GTTATTTTCATAATTTAAATCTAGTTTAATATAGAGAATTAAGTTATTTCCTTGATGTGAAAAATTAAGTTCTTTGAAATTTGCATCAATATTTTTTAATGTGTTTTTAACTTCTCTTTTTAAATCTATATCTTGTTTTGAGAGAAGGTTATTAGCATTGTTTATGATTACCTGTAGTCCTTCTTTGATCATGATAAAACTAATGCATATGGATATTACTTTATCAAATCCTGTCCATACGTAGTTTGCAAGTAATAAGCTTAGTGTAGTGCCTCCATGGGAGAATATGCAGTTTTTATCAGATGATGATAATGCTAGAAGCAAGTAATTGTTATATCGTTTACCAATTTGGAATTTTGCCAAATATTCAATTATTTTGACTAAAAAAAAGATAAAGGGTACTAATGGTATCCAAATGCTTTTTTTTAAAGAATTATTTGAAAATATTTCTAATATGTTTTTTTTATCTTCTTGAGAATGATGGTCATAGTTATGATGATGAATATGTAATTCAGATTTACTGCTAAGATTTATTAGTTTATTCAATCCTGTTGTGTTTAAAAATATTGTAAATCCTGTAATTATTATAATTATTCCTATAATAAATGATATTAGGTTTTCTATTTTTTTATATCCATAAGGATAATAAATTGTCTCGGGACGACTTGTAATTTTTAAACTAAAATAGGTAATTGTAGATAGTATAAGATCTGATATAACATGAAGTGCATCTGCAATGAGTGCAAAGGAATTAAAGAGAATTCCTACAGTAAGTTTAGATGTTATTGATGCTATTTCTGCTAATATTGAGCTAAGTCCTATTTTCATTATAATCGTATTTTTTTTTGTTTCATAAGTTAAGTCTTTTTCATATATATTATTTTCGTTTGAAAATTCTAGGCTTTTAAGTTCTTCATTTATGTCATTGATTTCGCATAAAATTTTTTTTAGCTTATTTTTTTTGCCATAATAAATTAGATTATTAATTAGGACTTTTTCTATTCCCTCTGCTTTGAAATTTGGATCAATATAGAAATGATTAATTTTAATCTCTTTGTTTTTTATTTGTGCTTTAAGATATGAAATTATTTTCATGTTATTTTCTATATAAGCTATATAAATTTCATCTTTTTTTAAGCTTTCAAGTTTTAAATGAGAGTACTTATTAATATTTTTATATTTGATTATCTTGATCATGTTTTCACTTTACCTTTTTTTGCTGCATAATCCTATTATTTGTAAAGATAGCATTATTTTTTTTGATGTTCAATTAATTTTGTTAATATCCTAAATTAGGTGGAAGTTGTTGGAGGTTATGTTACAATCTCAATTTTTTGTTAAGTAATGTAAAAGATATATTTTAAAGATAAAGTTTTAATAAGTAATGTAAATAATTATGAAAGATTTTTGCCTTTATATAAGCTTTGAAGTTATGTAATTTGGTTTGTCTTAAATATCCTTGATAGTTCTTCTTTATTGAATGGAACTTTAAGTAAATCTTTCAGTGTATAAATTTGTGATACTTTTTTAGTAACTTTAAATTGATTAGGATCTGTTATTAATATTTTGGTATCTTCTTCAAAAAATTCTGACATTACTTGACGACATATTGCACATGGAACACTTGCTGGAATTGTTGTAATCATTATAAAGTCTATTTTTTGTGTGCTAACAGATGATATCATATTCATTATTGCAGCTTGTTCTGCACAACGAGTTGCCCCAAAGCTTGCATTTTCAACATTTGAACCTTGAAAAAATAAATTTTCTTTGGTTTTAATACAAGCCCCTACTTTAAATTGTGAATATGGTGAATATGCATTATTTCTTGCAGCTTCAGCTAATTGAAATGCTTTTTCAATTGTTCTTTGTTCATTATTTTCCATTTAAGACTCCTTGATTTATTGTGTTGTCAATTATAGCACAGTGCTTATAATTTTCTATTGAAATATTGTAGAATGTTTAATGGTAAGAGATAGTTGTTGATTTATGTGAAAGGATTGTTAATGTTTTTTTATGATAGATGTTATTAATTTTATTAAGAAATATAATAATTTTATTATTATTGGACATAAAGAGCCTGATTTCGATTGTATTGGTTCGTCTTTAGCTTTAGCTTCTTTTTTGTCTAGAATAAATAAAAAGGCTATTATGTTAAATGAGGGTCCTTTTGTTAGGAAGGAAATAATTCCTTTTGAAAATAAGTTTTTATCTAGATGGCCAGATATTGATTTTTCAGATTATGCTGTCATTATTTTGGATTGTTCCATATATGATCGAGTTGGAGATGAATTTGTTTTTTATATAAAAAAAATGCCTATTGTGGTTATTGATCATCATGCGTCGGGTGATAAGTTAGATGCTCCTGGTTATGTTGATCCTTGTGCTCCTTCAACTACTTTTTTGATTGAGAAATTGGTTAGAGAGTTTGGACATGAGGTTACTAAAGAAGAAGCATGGTATATTTTAGTTGGATTTTGCACAGATACAGGATTTTTTAGATTTATCTCAAGAAGTGATCCTGAGCCTTTTGAAATGGTGGCTAGACTTGTTTCTAAAGGCTTAAGCCTTAAGGATGTTTATAGTTATGTTGAATCTGTTAAGAGTTTAACTTCAATAGATATTCTTAGTATGATGTTAAATAATCTTAGATCTTATTTTGATGGAAAAGTATTGCTTACTGTTTTGCCTTTCAATTCTAAGCAGGATACTAATGTTAGTGGCGTTAATGAGTTATTTTATGCACTTCTTGCTAATGTTGAGAATAATGAAATATTAGTTATTTTAAAGGAGATAGGGGATGGTTCTATTTTGGTGGGGCTTCGCTCTAGAGAATATTTTGACGTGGGTGAACTTGCAAAATGTTTTGGAGGCGGGGGACATAAGCATGCTAGTGGGTTTAAGGTAAAAAATAGTACTTTAACTCTTTTAGAAAGTCAGATCATAGCATATATTAAGGACTTTATTAAGAACTAAAGTTTGTTAAAGGAATTTGTCCTTTTGGATTAAAGTCTTCTGTCAAAGTTAGGAAGCCGGATTTAAATGTCAATATTGTTGTTCCGTATACTATTACTATATTGTGTATCCAGTCTAGTTTTTTGATATTTTGGGGTGTGAGTGAGGCCATTATACTTATTTTATCTTTATATTCTTTTAAGTTTTCTATGTATTTCAGACTGCCGGGTGTTGAGAGATTAAAAATAACTTGCTCATGTGTTTCAATTAATTTTTTTATTTCTTGAAGTTTTTTAGGTTTTATGCTGTTTAAAGGATAATAGTCATAATAATAACTGGAGCTGTTTGGAAATATTTTTTTACCTTCTGTAATCATTGTTTTATAAGGTGATATTAAAAGTGTTTTTTTGTGCTTTGAAACTTTTTTCGATAATTTGACTTTTGTTATCCCTCTTAATGTGCTTTGTTCAAAAAATTTTTTGGCCTCTTTGGTAGGTATTGTTTGAGTTTTTTTTAGATTTGGATAAAGTGTTATTTTATTTTTTTTCTCTTTTAAGTATTCTAATTTTATTCTAAGTATTCTCTTGTTGGATTTAATAATATTTTCTCTTATCTCATTATCTTTTTTCATTAGACTTAATAGGTTGTTGTAGGCGTTATTTTGGATGTCTTCATTTAGTGATATTAATAAAATGTCAGTTTCAGTTCTAATAATTCTCTCAATTGTGTCATAGATGCTCTCGTTTTTGTATCTTACGGCATTCATTAATAAATCGTCTGTTATTATTAAATTATCATATTTCAGATTTTTCCTAAGTAGTTTCTTTATTATTTCAATTGATGATGATGCAGGTATTGCTTTGCCATTTGTAAGCATTGGATATGCTATATGTCCACTCATAATTATTGGAATGTTTTCTTGTATTAGTATTTTGTATGGTAATAGTTCATTTGATTGCATTTCTCTTAAATTTAAATTTATTGTTGGCATTTGTGTATGAGAATCAATAGTGGTATTCCCGTGTCCGGGGAAGTGTTTTGCTGTTGAAATTATTCCTGCTTGTTTTTGACCTTTGTAAAAGGCTAAAGCAAACAGAGAAACAATTTTAGGATTATTTGAATATGTTCTTGGGCCTATTGCGAAATTATCTTCATTGCT harbors:
- a CDS encoding DHH family phosphoesterase; translation: MIDVINFIKKYNNFIIIGHKEPDFDCIGSSLALASFLSRINKKAIMLNEGPFVRKEIIPFENKFLSRWPDIDFSDYAVIILDCSIYDRVGDEFVFYIKKMPIVVIDHHASGDKLDAPGYVDPCAPSTTFLIEKLVREFGHEVTKEEAWYILVGFCTDTGFFRFISRSDPEPFEMVARLVSKGLSLKDVYSYVESVKSLTSIDILSMMLNNLRSYFDGKVLLTVLPFNSKQDTNVSGVNELFYALLANVENNEILVILKEIGDGSILVGLRSREYFDVGELAKCFGGGGHKHASGFKVKNSTLTLLESQIIAYIKDFIKN
- the cdd gene encoding cytidine deaminase → MENNEQRTIEKAFQLAEAARNNAYSPYSQFKVGACIKTKENLFFQGSNVENASFGATRCAEQAAIMNMISSVSTQKIDFIMITTIPASVPCAICRQVMSEFFEEDTKILITDPNQFKVTKKVSQIYTLKDLLKVPFNKEELSRIFKTNQIT
- a CDS encoding cation diffusion facilitator family transporter — its product is MIKIIKYKNINKYSHLKLESLKKDEIYIAYIENNMKIISYLKAQIKNKEIKINHFYIDPNFKAEGIEKVLINNLIYYGKKNKLKKILCEINDINEELKSLEFSNENNIYEKDLTYETKKNTIIMKIGLSSILAEIASITSKLTVGILFNSFALIADALHVISDLILSTITYFSLKITSRPETIYYPYGYKKIENLISFIIGIIIIITGFTIFLNTTGLNKLINLSSKSELHIHHHNYDHHSQEDKKNILEIFSNNSLKKSIWIPLVPFIFFLVKIIEYLAKFQIGKRYNNYLLLALSSSDKNCIFSHGGTTLSLLLANYVWTGFDKVISICISFIMIKEGLQVIINNANNLLSKQDIDLKREVKNTLKNIDANFKELNFSHQGNNLILYIKLDLNYENNLKKLIQKIENIKKIIKKHHKEICEIYVLI
- a CDS encoding glycoside hydrolase family 3 N-terminal domain-containing protein, with translation MDDKELLGQMFMISYPGDKITKFTLNFIKDKNLGGIKIFGWNAKNLQMLIKSINQAQSMSQNNRFKIPLFIATDQEGGWTQHIKLNTSKTIGNLGITATLSPNDSYLTGYYIANELRQLGINLNFAPITDIYSNEDNFAIGPRTYSNNPKIVSLFALAFYKGQKQAGIISTAKHFPGHGNTTIDSHTQMPTINLNLREMQSNELLPYKILIQENIPIIMSGHIAYPMLTNGKAIPASSSIEIIKKLLRKNLKYDNLIITDDLLMNAVRYKNESIYDTIERIIRTETDILLISLNEDIQNNAYNNLLSLMKKDNEIRENIIKSNKRILRIKLEYLKEKKNKITLYPNLKKTQTIPTKEAKKFFEQSTLRGITKVKLSKKVSKHKKTLLISPYKTMITEGKKIFPNSSSYYYDYYPLNSIKPKKLQEIKKLIETHEQVIFNLSTPGSLKYIENLKEYKDKISIMASLTPQNIKKLDWIHNIVIVYGTTILTFKSGFLTLTEDFNPKGQIPLTNFSS